Within Deltaproteobacteria bacterium, the genomic segment TCCCTTTCGCAGTGAGAACTAATACCAAGGCGCCGGGAAATTCAACCCCGCGCGTCTTGACGGGGTGGCGGGGGCTTCAGTAGATTGGACCGGCAAGAAACGCAAAGGCAAATCGCGCGAAGGAGGACTGATCATGTTCGTTTGTCTATCCCCTGGAGGCCAACTGCTGACCCATGGCGAAACCGCTACCGACAAGCTGCTCGTAGGCACCGTGGACGGCGTCTTCTCGTTCCGCCGCGACAATGGCTCGTGGCGGCAGGACAGCGTGCACCTGCCCGGCAAGCACGCCAGTTCCGTCATCTTCGAGCCGGCGACGAAGACGCTCTTCGTCGGCACCTACGGCTGCGAGATCTACGCCAGCGCCGACGAGGGCGGCACCTGGGAGAAGCGCGACAGCGGCATCGGCGACAAGGAGATCTACTCGCTGGCCACCCAGTTGGTGGACGGCAAGCCCAGGGTCTACGCCGGCACGCAGCCCGCGCACCTCTACTACAGCGACGACCTCGGCAAGAGCTGGACCGACATGCCGGGGTTGCGCCAGGTACCCGGCGTCGAGAAGTGGACCTTTCCGGGACCGCCGCACCAGGCCCATGCCAAGAGCATCACGTTCCATCCCACGGACCCCGACATCATCCACGTGGCGGTGGAGGTGGGCGGCTTCCTGCGCACCACGGACGGCGGCGAGACCTGGACCACCATCGACAACATCAACCCGGACGCGCACCGCGTGTTCATCCCGTCCAACGACCCGGACAAGCTCTACGGCACGGCGCCCACCACCAACTGCGGCCCCGAGGTCATGGCGGGCTTCTGCGTGAGCGGCGACGGCGGCGCCACTTGGCAAAACATGACCCCGCGGGACTTCCGCATCGGCTACGTGGACCCGTTCTTCGTCCATCCGCAGGACTCCAACCTGCTGTTCGTGGCCGGCGCCAAGACCGGCCCGGGTACGTGGCGCAAGCTCCACACCGCGGACGCGCGCGTGGCGCGCAGCCGTGACGGCGGCCAGACCTGGGACATCCTGGGCGAGGGCCTGCCCGAGCACATCCGCGCCAACATCGAGGCCATGTGCATGGATGCGTGGAACGGCGGCTACGCCATCTTCGCCGGCACCACCGACGGCGACATCTTCTACAGCGACGACGAGGGCGAGCACTGGACCACCCTCGCCAAGGGCATCGGCCCGGTGTCCAAGTCCCACCACCACATCAACCTCGCCCTGGAGGGCGAGGCCGCGCATCACTAGCGGGTTCTCCGTGTGAATCCGCTGCCACACCCGCGGGGCTCCCGTGGCCGGCACCGCGCCGGCGACGGGAGCCCTGTCGGGCGAATCGCCCGGACAAGACACTAGAATTTCTCTGCACAGGCGGGTGGCCGCCCTTGTCCATCCTTTCACACGTCCGGATCGCGTTCCTGAGCCTGGCGCTGCTGCTCCATCTGCTGGGCGGCGAGGGCTTGAGGAGGCTCCTTCGAGGTTGGCGGCGGCGCAAGCCCGCCGTCCGTACCCTCGCCATCGCCGGCGGCGACCGGCACATGGTCGCCGATCTCTACGCGGTCCAGGATGCCCGGCCCCGTGCCGGTCTGCTCGTCACCCACGGGGTGCTCGACACGGGCAAGGACGACCCGCGCCTGGTGGCGCTGGCGGACGAGCTCGCTTCCTGCGGGTTCGCCGTCCTGGTGCCCGAACTCGAGGGGCTCAAGTCCCTTCGGCTGGAGATGGCCGAGTCCGAGGACATCGCGGCTGCCTTTCGCTTCATGCTCTCGCGGGACGAGGTGGACGCAACCCGCGCCGGCCTGTTGGGCATCAGCTTCGCCGCCGGTCCGACCCTGAAGGCCGCGGCGGACCCGTCGATCCGGGATAGGGTGAAGTTCGTGGTGTCCTTCGGCGGCTACTACGACACGGTCAACATAATCCGCTACCTGACCACCGGCCGGGACGAGTACCGGAGCCACCGGCACGTCGAACCGCCGGAGATCTACGCAAGGTACGTGTTCGTGAAGAACCTCCTGGTCCATGTGACGGTGGCGGAGGATCGCAGGGTGCTGGCGGGTCTGCTCGATGACATGCAGCGGGAGGCCGACGCCGGCGTCACCAGATGGGACGGGGAGGCGCCGGTGATCTCGCCGGAACGGCTCACGGAAGACGGACGCGCCGTGTACGACTTGATCCGGAACCAAGACCCGGCCCGGGTCCGGAGCCTCGTGGAGGCGACCGAACCCGGCGTGCGGCACTACCTGGAGGGCCTCTCTCTCCGTCCGGTAGTCCCGCAAGTCACGGCGCGGGTCCTCATCGGCCACGGGGACACCGATCCGCTGATCCCCTCCACCGAGAGCCTGCGGCTGGCGGACGCACTGCCGGACCCGAGCCGCGTCTATGTTGCCGTCCTGAAGGTGGTGAGCCACGTGGACGCACGGCTGTCGGTGCAATCCATCCGCGAGTTCCTGACGGCGACCCTGCCCTCCTGTTGCCGCTTCTATGGTCTGATCTTTCGTATCCTGAAGCAGCAGCTCGACTTATAGTCGTTTAGGCCGCCGACTCAATTCAGTCGCGCGCATAAATTTAGCTTCCTTTCTTACTTTTCACGGATGAAACCCTTAAGATCCCCCTTCATCGCGCCTTCATGCGAACATCTCCGAGGAGGAAACCGCATTCATGAGCTTTGAACCCAAGACACCGGCGTTCTGGGACAAGGGAGCCCTGCGCAAGGAACTCGATCGCGTGTTCGACATCTGCTACGGCTGCACGCTGTGCCACACCCTCTGTCCGTCGTTCGTGAGCCTGTTCCAGATGATGGACGAGAACTTCGGTGACGCCACCTCCCTCAAGGACGAGCAGATGAAGTCGGTGGTGGACCAGTGCTACCAGTGTAAGCTCTGCGATCCCATCTGTCCGTACGTGCCGCCGCACGAGTGGGACATCGACTTTCCCCGGACCATGATGCGGGCGACACTTGTGGAAGCCAAGGAGAAGGGCGTGAGCTGGGCCGACCGGCTCATGGGAGACACGGACCGGGCCGGGCGGCTGGCGAGCTGGATGGCGCCGCTGGTCAACTGGGCCAACCGGACGCCGTTTGTGCGCGGCCTGATGGAGAAGTACCTGGGAGTGCACCGCGACCGGCTGCTGCCGACCTACCACGGACAGACCTTCGCCAAGTGGAACCGCCGGCGCCCCGCGGCCCCGAAAACCAACGGCGGGGAGAAGGCGGCGCTCTTTTACACCTGCACCGTCAACTACAACGAACCCGACATCGGCAAGGCCGCGGTGGGCGTGCTGGAGAAGAACGGCGTCGAGTGCACGGTTCCCAAGCAGCAGTGCTGCGGCATGCCGTTCATCGACGTGGGGCTCCTGGACGAGGCGGTGCGGAAGATCGAGGCCAACGTCAAGAGCCTGAGCGAGGCCGTGCGCCAGGGCTGCAAGATCGTGGTGCCCACCGCGAGCTGCAGCTACATGCTCAAGCAGGACTACCCGCGCATGCTGCCCACCGAGGATACGAAGCTGGTGGCCGAGAACACCCTGGACCTGTCGGAGTACCTGGTGCAGTTGCACGAGAGCGGCAAGCTGGACGTCGACTTCTCACGGGAGGTCGGCAAGATCCGCTACCACCAGCCGTGTCATCTCAAGGCGCAGGACATCGGCTTCAAGGCCCAGGAGCTGATGCAGCTCATCCCCGACGCGGAGGTCTCCCGCATGCAGTGCTGCAGCGGGCACGACGGGACCTGGAGCGTCAAGAAGGAGAACTTCGAGGCGTCGATGCAGGTGGGCCGGCCGCTGTTCAAGTTCATGAGGCCGGATGACGCCTGTACGGTGACCGATTGTCCGCTGTCGGCGGTTCAGGTGGAGCAGGGGACCGGCAGAAAGCCGGTGCACCCCATCATCGTGATGGCGCGGGCCTACGGGCTCGAGGTCGAGCCGTAGACCCGCGCCGGTTCCGTTTTTTTGTCGTTCTCTGGATTACCTCGGGTCGAGGATCCAGCCGCCTTCCTTTTCCATGCCGATGACGAGCTCGTCGTCGGCATCCGAGGGCATCACCTCTTCCAGGTGCTTCGCGTAGTCCTCGTCGGACAGCAGCTCTCCGTCGACGCTGTAGGGCTGGCCGGCGTAGTTGCCGATGTAGCGGCGGAACTTGTCGCTGGGAATCGTCAGCGGGGGCTGGTCGTCGGCGATGTTGTGGTTCAACGCATCCACCAGCGCCTGCACCTCCTTGAAGAAGGTCGTCCTTGACAACTCGTTCAGCCGGTCCATGTCCGCCGGCTCGTCGTACAGGTGCTCGTCGTAGCGCCCCTTGA encodes:
- a CDS encoding anaerobic glycerol-3-phosphate dehydrogenase subunit C yields the protein MSFEPKTPAFWDKGALRKELDRVFDICYGCTLCHTLCPSFVSLFQMMDENFGDATSLKDEQMKSVVDQCYQCKLCDPICPYVPPHEWDIDFPRTMMRATLVEAKEKGVSWADRLMGDTDRAGRLASWMAPLVNWANRTPFVRGLMEKYLGVHRDRLLPTYHGQTFAKWNRRRPAAPKTNGGEKAALFYTCTVNYNEPDIGKAAVGVLEKNGVECTVPKQQCCGMPFIDVGLLDEAVRKIEANVKSLSEAVRQGCKIVVPTASCSYMLKQDYPRMLPTEDTKLVAENTLDLSEYLVQLHESGKLDVDFSREVGKIRYHQPCHLKAQDIGFKAQELMQLIPDAEVSRMQCCSGHDGTWSVKKENFEASMQVGRPLFKFMRPDDACTVTDCPLSAVQVEQGTGRKPVHPIIVMARAYGLEVEP